Within Winogradskyella helgolandensis, the genomic segment TAAAAGTGCACATCAAAGGGGATATAAAATATAAGATAATGGGATATTCGTCAACATATTCGGTAGATGAAATTCAAGACGTAAAAATAAAGTTCTAATTGACCAACCACGAAACCTACATAACACGCTGTTTACAAATTGCAAAAAACGGATTGGGAACCACAAGACCAAATCCTATGGTTGGGGCTGTAATAGTCTATAATGACAAAATTATAGGAGAAGGCTTCACTAGTAAATATGGAGATAGTCATGCAGAAGTAAATGCTATAAATTCAGTAAAGGACAAAGCGCTTTTATTAGATAGTACACTTTACGTTACCTTAGAACCTTGTAGCCATTTTGGAAAAACACCTCCTTGTAGCGATTTAATTGTTTCTTATAAAATTCCGAATGTGGTTATTGGTTGTGTTGATGATAATCCGGACGTTGCAGGCAAAGGCATCGCAAAACTTAGAGCTTCAGGATGCAATGTCTCGGTTGGTATTTTAGAAACGGAATGTAAAGCACATCACAAGCGTTTTTTTACGTTTCACAATAAAAAGCGTCCTTATATTATATTAAAATGGGCTGAAACTGAAGATGGTTTTATAGCTCCTCTTAAAAGGGATGAACAAAAACCAGTTTGGATAACTAATCCATATTCACGTCAATTAGTACATAAATGGCGTGCCGAAGAACACGCAATTTTAGTAGGAACCAATACGGTTATTGAAGACAATCCGAGTTTAACGGTTAGAGATTGGTCTGGCAAGAATCCCATTAGAGTGGTATTAGACAAAACTTCAAAATTAAACGCTAACTACGCCGTTTTTAATAATGAAGAGAAAACCATACGAGTTACAAATGAAGATATTGATTTTGAAAAACCGATAGCAATTCAAATTGCGGATTTATTATTCAAACAAAATATCAACTCTATAATTATTGAAGGCGGTTCACAAACGCTTCAAACTTTTATAAATGAAAATCTTTGGGATGAAGCACGCGTTTTTACAGGTAACACAAGCTTTAAAACCGGTATAAAGTCACCGAAATTAGAAGGAACTTTAATTTCTGAGTCTCAAATAAAAACTGATTTATTAAGAATTTATGCAAAAGATTAAAACACTAATTTTCGATTTTGGTGATGTATTTATCAACCTAGATAAGCCAGGTGCTATGCAGTATGCATTAGATTTATTCAATCTTAAGACGTTTGACGCTGATATGATTGAAACGAATATATTATATGAAGTCGGTAAAATTTCTACTTCTGAATTTATTCAGTTTTATAAATCGAAATTTCCAAAAATAAGTGAAACCAAACTTATTTATGCCTGGAATTGTATCATTAAAGATTTTCCTGAGCATAGATTAGAATTCATTAAAAAATTAGCACTTCTAAAAGAATACAAACTCATATTATTGAGTAACACCAATGATATGCATATTGATTATGTAAAAGAAACAGTTCCTTTCTTTAATGAGTTTAAAGCTTGTTTTGATGTCTTTTACCTATCTCAAGAAATTCATTTTAGAAAACCAAATACAGATATTTTTGAATTCGTTTTAACTGAAAACAATCTTATTGCTAATGAATGTTTGTTTATTGATGACACCAAAGACAATACTGATACAGCAGATAGAATGGGATTCCACACTTGGAACATCGACGAAACCAAAGAAGACATTGTGACACTTTTTAAAACTAAAAAAGAGCTCTTTTGATTTATTTACTATTAAGCGTATTGTCTTCTACGGCAATTTTCGTGTTGTTTAAACTTTTTAGCAAGTATAAAATTGACACGCTTCAAGCTATTGTAATCAATTACGCAACGGCTTTTGGTTTTGGATTGATATTCAACGATGCAAAAATTAACATTTCAGAAATTATACAAACCCATTGGTTTATTGCGGCTATTGGATTAGGCTTTCTGTTTATTGCCATATTCAATGTTATGGCTTTAACCGCTCAAAAAAACGGGCTTTCGGTAGCTTCTGTCGCTAGTAAAATGAGTTTAATTATTCCAGTAATATTTGGTATTTATGCAAATAATGAAAGCACTGAAACTCAAAAATTAATAGGAATTGCTTTAGCTTTAGTTGCCGTTTACTTAACTTCTATTAAACAAAAAGATAATACCATTGTTACAAAATCTATCTATTTACCAATCATTCTTTTCTTCGGTTCTGGTATAATAGATACTTCTGTTAATCATTTTGCTCCAAAAGGTAATATTCCTTTATTTTTATCCTCTATTTTTGGTATAGCAGCACTAATTGGAATTTCTCTAATTGCATACAAATACATTACTACGAAAAAAAAATTTCAAATAAAAAGCGTCCCTTTTGGAATCTTATTAGGTATTGCCAATTATGGTTCTATGTATTTTCTGCTGTTAGCTTTACGAGTAGAAAACACAGAGAGTTCAACCATATTCACCATTAATAATATTGCAATTTTAGCACTATCTACATTAATAGGATTAGTCTTATTTAAAGAGAATATTTCTAGGAAAAACTGGATAGGTATTATCTTAGCACTAATTTCAATAGTATTAGTAACTTTAGCATAATAGAAGAAGACGTTTATAAAAAACAATTGTCATACTAGATTAACAAGATTTTATCTAATAAAAAGAGTATCACCTATTACTTAATACATCCTATAATTATATAAAAATCGACAAAACATAACTATCGAAATAAAACTATAGGATAAATTAAGCGGTATCCTTTAATGTTATTTTTTTGATATTTTAATAAATTTAGAATTTTCAGCATTTAATAGACTAACAATATATAATCCATTTGCTAGATTCTCTAAATTTATATTTTCAGAGTGTTCTTTACTTAATACCATTTTTCCCGACAAATCATAAACCTTAATATGATCAATAGGAATATTAAAATTTAAAACGTCTCTTGTAGGATTAGGGTAAGCATTTAGGATATTAAAATTTGTATCATCAACCGATAACATCTCTAAATCTATACACTCTTGAGAGATTGAATTTACATCTTCAATAATTCCGGAAGTATTAAAAACTAAGTTATCAAAACCACTGTAATCTTCAGGATATCGATGAGCTCTAAAAGAACCATTACCTATTGGTTGTTCAAATTGGTCGAAATTAGAATTATTACTAACAGGAATCATGTAAACCCATATCACTTTACCTGAGCTATCAATTTCTGAAAGTCTCCCAATATCAGATTCATTAATTAAAGCATTTCCATTAGACATAATTTGAACACCACATTGTGCTCCTCCATGCATAACTTCGTTCATAATGATACCATCCCATGACCAAAAATAACTTTGTGGCAAAAACGTACCTGAACTTAGACTGTAAACACCATTAATAGCGTTTGGATCAATGATATGAACAGAAGAAGCAGATAGATTACTACCGTAGCCATCATTACTAAATACTGACAACTTACCTTGGTTAGGTCCTTCAGTAATCCACTTAATATCATGCTGTCTACCAAGCTTCTGATCAGAAGCTGTTCCCTGATTATATACTTGAGGATTTCCCCATCTCCATAAAAAATCACCCCCTCTATTATATATACCACCACTATTCGTTGATGCTTGATTTGTTGTCGTACTGTGATCAATAATGAACACTTCGCTTAAGTGCCTAGATGAAATTACTATTTGATCTAATTCTGCATTATAGTCAATTGCGTTAGCGTGTATGGGATTGGAGCCCTGACCACCATCATAATTAAGATTCCATAATCGAGGGTTTGAAGAGATTACACCATAATTAGGTTTAGAACTATCATAATCCTGAACTAAATGATCAAATAACTTCCACTCCCATACTATATTAGCTGAATTTGTACCTACGGGTTCAATTTCTAAAACCTTATCAAGCACCATGGTGTCCAAAAAATACGTAGGATCTAAACCTTCTTCAATTAAATCTAACTTACTATACACATCTCTCACCAATACTAAATAATTACCATTGGGTAGTGGCTCAATATCATGATGAATTGAAGTCCCAAGAAAATCTAGGTAATTAATACTCCAAATTAAATTGTCATCCCAATCTTTAATTTCGGTGGTCAACTCACTACCTACTAAAAGATTACCATTCTCTAAGAGATAACCATTTCTACTATCAAGACTCTCAAACTCCCATTGATTTACAACTTCACCACAATTATTAATTAGAAATACCCTATTATCAGAAGAAGGATTAAATAAGGTATATCCATTTGACTTTATTTCACTGAAATCATTAAAAATTAAGCCAACCGTTTCTTGAGCTTTTGTTAAATTAAAGGTGATTATTACAATTAAAAATAGAATTTTCCTCATCTTTTTTTTTAACAAATATAATTAATAATATAAGATAATTATTTTCAATAGTTACCTGTTAATAAATCACTATACACATAAAACCAAAATATTTAAGAGTTACTAATGCCTAGTTGAATTGTTTCAAAGTTTAAGATAATACCTTTAGTTTTGTTTTATAGAAAACTGAGTCTTTAAAATTTATAAATAGAAACTCTACAGGTTTATTTTTACAAATTAACAATATGGAAATCGACACATATAAAACAATAACAAAACCAGCGCAAGGCGAAATATTTAAAGACAAGAATAGTAAGTTTTATGGTTTTGCTTTTCCGGTAACAAATGAAGAGCAGATAAAGCAACATCTCGACGATTTAAAAAAAGAACATTATGCTGCTAGGCATTGGTGCTATGCTTATCAGATAGGAACTGAAACCTTTCAATACAGAGCCAATGATGATGGAGAACCTAACAATTCTGCAGGAATGCCAATTTATGGTCAAATTCAATCTTTTGATGTCACCAATACTCTAATCATAGTCGTTAGGTATTATGGTGGTATAAAACTTGGTGTTGGTGGCTTAATAAACGCTTACAGAACAGGAGCACAATTAGCATTAGAAGCTTCAGAAATTGTTGAACGCACTATAAATAAAAAATTTCAACTCAATTTCGAATATAAAAACATGAGTAAAGTGATGCGTTTATTAAAAGAAAATGATGTTGAAATTATTAATCAAACTCTCGAACTCGATTGTTTGTTAGAAATATCTGTCAGAAAAAACAACAGCCTAAAATTATTTGAACTATTCAACCAATTTTTCGGAGTTGAAATCAAAGAATTATAACGAATAATCTTGCAGTTTGTCTAAAAGATATTTTGGGCAACGCGTTGGTCTATTCCTTTCCATGCTAACAAATGCTAAAATCGTACTACCAGTCGCCAATAAAACGTCAGATTCATTTCGTAATTCATATTCAAATTCAATGGTAGCTGTTGGCATCTTTTTCAATGTCGTTTTTACTTTAAGCACATCATCATAACGTGCTGAATTTTTGTAATTTATAGTCAAAGAAACTACTGGCAACATAATTCCATCAGCCTCCATCCCGCTGTAACTCAGCCCAAATTCACGTAACCACTCTGTTCTACCCACTTCAAAATACACTGCATAATTACCATGATACACAACTCCCATCTGGTCAGTCTCTCCATAACGTACTCTAACACTTGTTTCATTATAATTCATAAATAAATGGTTTGATTAAGAAAAAATTTTGTAATTTTCAATTGTTTTAAACATGAGGAAAAAATTCTAAATATTCAATGTTATTTGATTTTTTTATTAAGAATTTTGTTCACATATTTGTCCTCTTGAAAACTACTAGAGAATTCCAATTCTCTTTTTTTTTGCTAATATAACTAACAACGAAAAATCTAACTTAACGAATGGAGATCACAGCGCAATCTGTATGGAGTAATTGTCTCGCTTTTATAAAAGATAATATACAACCACAAGCCTATAAAACTTGGTTTGAACCTATAGATGCTGTTAAACTTTCGGGTAATGCATTGAGTATTCAAGTTCCAAGTAAATTTTTCTACGAGTGGTTAGAAGAGCATTATGTAAAAATCTTAAAGGTTTCACTTACAAAAGAGTTAGGCGCAGAAGCTAAATTGGTGTACGTTATTAAAATGGAAAACACCTATGGAAACAAACAACCTTTTACAGAAAAGATTCCAAGTGCAAACCGTTCTGCTTTAAAATCTCAAGATGTAGATGTACCTTTCAATAATAAAAGTCCTGAACTAAGAAATCCGTTTATAATTCCTGGAATTAGAAATGTAAAAATCGAATCGCAACTTAATCCAAGTTATAGTTTTGAAAATTTCCTAGAAGGTGATTCTAACCGTTTAGCAAGAAATGCAGGTATTGCAGTTGCCAACAAACCCGGAGGAACCTCATTTAATCCGCTTTTAATTTTTGGTGGTGTTGGTTTAGGAAAAACACATTTAGCCCATGCTATTGGTGTTGATATTAAAGATAAATACCCTGAAAAAACAGTTTTATATATTTCTGCTGAAAAATTCACACAACAATATATAGATTCTGTAAAAAAGAATAATAGAAATGATTTTATTCACTTCTATCAAATTATAGATGTCCTTATTATAGATGATGTACAATTCTTGTCTGGTAAAACAGGTACGCAAGATGTCTTCTTCCATATATTCAATCATTTACACCAAAACGGAAAGCAAGTTATTTTAACAAGTGATAAAGCTCCTGTAGACATGCAAGATATTGAGCAACGCTTATTATCGCGTTTTAAATGGGGACTTTCTGCAGAATTACAAACTCCTGACTTTGAAACAAGAGTTTCTATTTTAAAAAACAAGCTTTACAGAGATGGTGTTGAAATGCAAGATGACATTATAGAATATGTTGCAAAACATATTAAAACTAATGTTAGAGAGCTAGAAGGAGCCATTATTTCATTAATAGCGCAATCGTCTTTCAACAAAAAAGAAATTACAATTAATCTAGCAAAAGATATTGTAGAGAAGTTTGTAAAGAACACGAAGCGTGAAGTTTCTATTGATTATATTCAAAAAGTAGTTTCAGATTACTTCCAAATGGATGTGAATACACTTCAGTCTAAAACACGTAAACGTCATATTGTACAAGCACGTCAATTAGCTATGTTTTTTGCTAAAAAATACACAAAAGCATCTTTAGCTAGTATAGGTTCTCAAATAGGACAACGAGACCATGCCACAGTCTTACACGCATGTAAGACTGTAGATAACTTATCTTCAACAGATAAGCAATTCAGAAAATATGTTGAAGATTTGTCTAAAAAATTAGCCCTTTAATTACAATTTAGTATGATTAGTATTTTAATGGTGTGCTTAGGTAATATTTGCCGTTCGCCATTAGCTCATGGCATCATGCAATCTAAACTTCCTGATGATCTTTTTTATGTTGATTCCGCTGGCACTGGCGCTTATCATATTGGAAATGCACCAGATAAACGTTCCATTAACGTTGCAAAACAAAATGGATTAGATATTAGTACACAAAGCGCCAGACAATTTAAAGTATCCGATTTTGATGCCTTTGATATAATCTACGCCATGGACGAATCAAACTATAATAACATCGTTAGCTTAGCTAGAAACACGAGAGATATTAAAAAAGTAAAAATGTTTCTTGAAGCGAATTCTTCAATCCAAAACAAAAACGTACCCGATCCTTACTATGGAGGCCAAGACGGTTTTAAATATGTTTTTGAACTTATTAATGACACATGCGATGCATTAGTTAAAGAACTAATTGACTAATACTGAACATTTTCAATACTATAGACGTCTTTTTTTGTAAATTAGTACCTTAACTACTCCGTAAATTATGAAAACGACTATAACACTTTTTTTTACAGCCTTCATATTTTTTCAATATACATATGCTCAAGAATTAGAGTTAGAACTGATCACTTCTAATTTAAGCAAACCGGTTAGCATTAAACACGCAGGTGATGATAGGTTGTTTATCGTAGAACAAGCTGGTGTTATAAAAATAATTGATAATTCAGGCACCTTACAAACGACACCTTTCTTAGATATTAATAGTCTTGTAATAAATTCGGGAAACGAAAGAGGTCTTTTAGGTCTAGCCTTTCATCCCGATTATGCAAACAACGGTTACTTTTTCGTCAACTATATTAATAACTCTGGAGACACTGTAATTTCTAGATTTACAATGGATGCCACCAACCCAGAAATAGCCGATCCCGATTCTGAACTTATAATACTTTCTTACGATCAGCCGTATTCCAATCATAATGGTGGAGATTTAGCATTTGGCACCGATGGATACTTATATACATCTTCTGGGGATGGAGGTTCTAGTGGAGATCCTCAAAATCGAGCACAAAATAAATTAAGCTTTTTAGGAAAAATATTAAGGTTAAATATTGATATTCCAACTGAAACTGAAAACTACAGCATTCCTTCCGATAATCCGTTTGTTGATGATTCTGATGCTTTACCCGAAATTTGGGCTTACGGACTTAGAAATCCTTGGAGATTTTCTTTTGACCGTCTTAATGGAGATCAATGGATTGCTGATGTTGGTCAAGGTACTTACGAGGAAATCAATAGAGTTTCCGCTGAAGATGCAGCAACAGGACTAAACTACGGTTGGAAATGCTACGAAGGTAATAATTCTTATGACACGTCTGGTTGTGCAGATCAGAGCACATATACGTTTCCTATTAATGGTTATAGCCATTTTGGAGATGGTGATCCTAAATGCTCAATTACCGGAGGTTATAGATACAGAGCAACTACTTATCCTAATTTGTATGGTTGGTATTTCTTTGCAGACTTATGTAGTCAAGAAATCGGATATTTGGTTTACGATGAAGCTAATGACGTTTGGAGTAGAACATTTCAGCAATTTTCTGGACAATGGTCTGCATTCGGAGAAGATGTGAATGGAGATATTTATGTTTCAGACCTTGCAGGAGGTCATATTTATAAACTTACAGACACAACTCTAAGCAATAATGATCATTTATTATCAGCAATAACAGTCTACCCCAACCCAACGAATAACGTCATTCATATCAATTTTGGTTCAAATAACAATACAAATGCCTTAACCAAAATAGCTATTTACGATATACAGGGTAAAAAGATAAAGTCAATTAATCGGACTACCGAAACTATTCAAACTATAAACACAACCAAATTATCTAACGGTATTTATATTTTAAAAATAAATATTGAAAACGGAAAACAAAGCACACATAAACTAGTAATACATTAATGAGCAATACCAAAGGAAAACTATACCTCATACCTACACGATTAGGTGATAATCCACCTCTTGAGGTTTTACCAATTTCTATAAAAAAAATAGTTGAGGATCTTGATTATTACATTGTTGAAAACGAAAAGACGGCACGCCGTTTTATAAAACGTATTTCACCAGGAAAATCACAACCATCATTAAAGCTACAGGTACTTAATAAATACACTACAGAAGCAGAACGCAATACCTTTTTAAATCCTTGTTTAGAAGGGGTTTCTATCGGTTTACTCTCAGAAGCTGGCTGTCCAGCAATTGCAGATCCTGGCGCTGATATCGCGGCTTTAGCACACCAGATGGATATTAGAGTGGTGCCACTTGTTGGTCCTTCGTCTATATTATTGGCCTTAATGGCTTCTGGAATGAATGGACAAAGTTTTACGTTTAATGGTTATTTACCTATTGACAAATCTGAACGAAAGTCTAAATTAAAGACATTAGAACGTTTGTCGTTAGAATTAAATCAGGCACAAATTTTTATTGAAACACCCTATAGGAATATGAAAATGCTTGAAGATTTAATCAATGTACTACATCCAAACACTAGACTTTGTGTGGCTTGTGATTTAACTTTACCAACAGAGTTTATTAAAACAATGACGGTTAATGATTGGAAGCATAATAAGGAAGATCTTCACAAGAGACCTGCAATATTTATTATTCAGAAAAATTAAAAGAAAGGTTAGAGTGTTACTCTAGCCTTTTTATCTGGAGTAATCATAGAGGTATCATAACCTGAAAACTTTTTCATATAATACTTTACAGAAGAACCATAAGCGTCAGAAAGGTTATTAACACCATAGCTACGTAAAAACTTCTTAACATTACCAGGACCTGCTAGATGTGCAGCAGCTAAAATACCAGATTCGGTGATTTTTACACCTGCAATTTTTTGGCCTTCAAAGCGCTTAATATCTTTTCTAAGCACCCATTTATTGCGCTCTGCATTTGCAATAAATGCTTTCTCTTGTAATTCTGGATTGTATAAAAATTGATTCGGAGTATAAATACCAATTAATTTTAAGGTTTCAGTACCAAATTGATATTTACCTAAATATCCTAAAGTATTTACCGTAAAATAGTTTCCTCTAGATTCTTTAAAAGCTAATGCCTCTTTAAATCCTTCAAAAGATTTACCTAAATGTGGTGTAAACAAATTGTACTTCACGGTATGGTCTTGAGAAACCATCCCTAATTCTTCAGAAATATTATAATCAAGCTCTAATCCTTTCGTTGAATACGTATCAGGATTAAGAGAAGAATCTGGATACAAGGCTAATGCCATAAGTATACAAATTGAAAATGGTATTACTATATTCTTAACGCTACTTTTAATCATAACAGCTAAATTTTTACAGTAAAATAGTTTCCCCAAACTATCATACAAAATTCGCGTGCAAATATACAACATTTTTACAATAACTGAAAATCAACCGATTAAGTGCTTGTTTATCCACCTAAAAGTAGATATAGTGCCATTTTACACGACCATTGCCATTCAGTTCTAATGTTGGAAATGGTACCTTAATAACGTTGAAAACGTCAAATACTGTTTTTAAGAAGTGAGAATTTGTTTTAATTCGGGTTAAATCAATATCTAAACTTAGGTAGTATTGACGTGTTCTGTTTTGATTTAAAAATAGAGGATCATAGGCATCGCCAGTTAGCATGCCTTCTGCTCCATACCCAAAAGCTAAATTCAACCAAATGGGAATTGATTCGGTTTTTAAAAATGAATTGATATTAGCGCTTAACCAA encodes:
- the ribD gene encoding bifunctional diaminohydroxyphosphoribosylaminopyrimidine deaminase/5-amino-6-(5-phosphoribosylamino)uracil reductase RibD → MTNHETYITRCLQIAKNGLGTTRPNPMVGAVIVYNDKIIGEGFTSKYGDSHAEVNAINSVKDKALLLDSTLYVTLEPCSHFGKTPPCSDLIVSYKIPNVVIGCVDDNPDVAGKGIAKLRASGCNVSVGILETECKAHHKRFFTFHNKKRPYIILKWAETEDGFIAPLKRDEQKPVWITNPYSRQLVHKWRAEEHAILVGTNTVIEDNPSLTVRDWSGKNPIRVVLDKTSKLNANYAVFNNEEKTIRVTNEDIDFEKPIAIQIADLLFKQNINSIIIEGGSQTLQTFINENLWDEARVFTGNTSFKTGIKSPKLEGTLISESQIKTDLLRIYAKD
- a CDS encoding HAD family hydrolase, yielding MQKIKTLIFDFGDVFINLDKPGAMQYALDLFNLKTFDADMIETNILYEVGKISTSEFIQFYKSKFPKISETKLIYAWNCIIKDFPEHRLEFIKKLALLKEYKLILLSNTNDMHIDYVKETVPFFNEFKACFDVFYLSQEIHFRKPNTDIFEFVLTENNLIANECLFIDDTKDNTDTADRMGFHTWNIDETKEDIVTLFKTKKELF
- a CDS encoding EamA family transporter, encoding MIYLLLSVLSSTAIFVLFKLFSKYKIDTLQAIVINYATAFGFGLIFNDAKINISEIIQTHWFIAAIGLGFLFIAIFNVMALTAQKNGLSVASVASKMSLIIPVIFGIYANNESTETQKLIGIALALVAVYLTSIKQKDNTIVTKSIYLPIILFFGSGIIDTSVNHFAPKGNIPLFLSSIFGIAALIGISLIAYKYITTKKKFQIKSVPFGILLGIANYGSMYFLLLALRVENTESSTIFTINNIAILALSTLIGLVLFKENISRKNWIGIILALISIVLVTLA
- a CDS encoding aryl-sulfate sulfotransferase; its protein translation is MRKILFLIVIITFNLTKAQETVGLIFNDFSEIKSNGYTLFNPSSDNRVFLINNCGEVVNQWEFESLDSRNGYLLENGNLLVGSELTTEIKDWDDNLIWSINYLDFLGTSIHHDIEPLPNGNYLVLVRDVYSKLDLIEEGLDPTYFLDTMVLDKVLEIEPVGTNSANIVWEWKLFDHLVQDYDSSKPNYGVISSNPRLWNLNYDGGQGSNPIHANAIDYNAELDQIVISSRHLSEVFIIDHSTTTNQASTNSGGIYNRGGDFLWRWGNPQVYNQGTASDQKLGRQHDIKWITEGPNQGKLSVFSNDGYGSNLSASSVHIIDPNAINGVYSLSSGTFLPQSYFWSWDGIIMNEVMHGGAQCGVQIMSNGNALINESDIGRLSEIDSSGKVIWVYMIPVSNNSNFDQFEQPIGNGSFRAHRYPEDYSGFDNLVFNTSGIIEDVNSISQECIDLEMLSVDDTNFNILNAYPNPTRDVLNFNIPIDHIKVYDLSGKMVLSKEHSENINLENLANGLYIVSLLNAENSKFIKISKK
- a CDS encoding IMPACT family protein, which encodes MEIDTYKTITKPAQGEIFKDKNSKFYGFAFPVTNEEQIKQHLDDLKKEHYAARHWCYAYQIGTETFQYRANDDGEPNNSAGMPIYGQIQSFDVTNTLIIVVRYYGGIKLGVGGLINAYRTGAQLALEASEIVERTINKKFQLNFEYKNMSKVMRLLKENDVEIINQTLELDCLLEISVRKNNSLKLFELFNQFFGVEIKEL
- a CDS encoding acyl-CoA thioesterase — its product is MNYNETSVRVRYGETDQMGVVYHGNYAVYFEVGRTEWLREFGLSYSGMEADGIMLPVVSLTINYKNSARYDDVLKVKTTLKKMPTATIEFEYELRNESDVLLATGSTILAFVSMERNRPTRCPKYLLDKLQDYSL
- the dnaA gene encoding chromosomal replication initiator protein DnaA encodes the protein MEITAQSVWSNCLAFIKDNIQPQAYKTWFEPIDAVKLSGNALSIQVPSKFFYEWLEEHYVKILKVSLTKELGAEAKLVYVIKMENTYGNKQPFTEKIPSANRSALKSQDVDVPFNNKSPELRNPFIIPGIRNVKIESQLNPSYSFENFLEGDSNRLARNAGIAVANKPGGTSFNPLLIFGGVGLGKTHLAHAIGVDIKDKYPEKTVLYISAEKFTQQYIDSVKKNNRNDFIHFYQIIDVLIIDDVQFLSGKTGTQDVFFHIFNHLHQNGKQVILTSDKAPVDMQDIEQRLLSRFKWGLSAELQTPDFETRVSILKNKLYRDGVEMQDDIIEYVAKHIKTNVRELEGAIISLIAQSSFNKKEITINLAKDIVEKFVKNTKREVSIDYIQKVVSDYFQMDVNTLQSKTRKRHIVQARQLAMFFAKKYTKASLASIGSQIGQRDHATVLHACKTVDNLSSTDKQFRKYVEDLSKKLAL
- a CDS encoding low molecular weight protein-tyrosine-phosphatase; translation: MISILMVCLGNICRSPLAHGIMQSKLPDDLFYVDSAGTGAYHIGNAPDKRSINVAKQNGLDISTQSARQFKVSDFDAFDIIYAMDESNYNNIVSLARNTRDIKKVKMFLEANSSIQNKNVPDPYYGGQDGFKYVFELINDTCDALVKELID
- a CDS encoding PQQ-dependent sugar dehydrogenase; this encodes MKTTITLFFTAFIFFQYTYAQELELELITSNLSKPVSIKHAGDDRLFIVEQAGVIKIIDNSGTLQTTPFLDINSLVINSGNERGLLGLAFHPDYANNGYFFVNYINNSGDTVISRFTMDATNPEIADPDSELIILSYDQPYSNHNGGDLAFGTDGYLYTSSGDGGSSGDPQNRAQNKLSFLGKILRLNIDIPTETENYSIPSDNPFVDDSDALPEIWAYGLRNPWRFSFDRLNGDQWIADVGQGTYEEINRVSAEDAATGLNYGWKCYEGNNSYDTSGCADQSTYTFPINGYSHFGDGDPKCSITGGYRYRATTYPNLYGWYFFADLCSQEIGYLVYDEANDVWSRTFQQFSGQWSAFGEDVNGDIYVSDLAGGHIYKLTDTTLSNNDHLLSAITVYPNPTNNVIHINFGSNNNTNALTKIAIYDIQGKKIKSINRTTETIQTINTTKLSNGIYILKINIENGKQSTHKLVIH
- a CDS encoding SAM-dependent methyltransferase; translation: MSNTKGKLYLIPTRLGDNPPLEVLPISIKKIVEDLDYYIVENEKTARRFIKRISPGKSQPSLKLQVLNKYTTEAERNTFLNPCLEGVSIGLLSEAGCPAIADPGADIAALAHQMDIRVVPLVGPSSILLALMASGMNGQSFTFNGYLPIDKSERKSKLKTLERLSLELNQAQIFIETPYRNMKMLEDLINVLHPNTRLCVACDLTLPTEFIKTMTVNDWKHNKEDLHKRPAIFIIQKN
- a CDS encoding peptidoglycan-binding protein LysM, translating into MIKSSVKNIVIPFSICILMALALYPDSSLNPDTYSTKGLELDYNISEELGMVSQDHTVKYNLFTPHLGKSFEGFKEALAFKESRGNYFTVNTLGYLGKYQFGTETLKLIGIYTPNQFLYNPELQEKAFIANAERNKWVLRKDIKRFEGQKIAGVKITESGILAAAHLAGPGNVKKFLRSYGVNNLSDAYGSSVKYYMKKFSGYDTSMITPDKKARVTL